The Desmonostoc muscorum LEGE 12446 genome includes a region encoding these proteins:
- a CDS encoding D-alanine--D-alanine ligase family protein: MSLFIGLCYDLKTDYLKSGFSAEEVMEFDDEETIIGLEKALFELGHQVERIGNGRELALRLAKGDRWNLVFNIAEGLKGRSREAQVPAVCELFAQPYTFSDPLTCALTLDKALAKRIIRDRGLPTAPFEVVNSTAQAQAVSLPLPLFLKPVAEGSSKGVTGRSFVKERQELVTMYQLLREQFQQSVLVETFLPGRELTVGIIGNGSNSRVVGVMEVIFTDKAETSAYTTVNKDEYLERVSYRLLIDPEPLAAQARQLALDAYYTLDCRDAARVDLRCDANGVLQFLEINPLPGLHHIRSDLPIMGRLADVAYTEIVATIVDSAWERYECYFS; this comes from the coding sequence ATGAGTTTATTTATTGGTCTTTGTTATGACTTGAAGACAGACTACTTGAAGTCTGGTTTTAGTGCTGAAGAAGTGATGGAATTTGACGATGAAGAAACTATCATTGGGCTAGAAAAAGCTCTATTTGAGTTAGGTCATCAGGTTGAACGTATTGGCAATGGCAGAGAACTTGCTCTCAGGTTAGCAAAAGGCGATCGCTGGAATCTTGTTTTTAATATTGCTGAGGGTTTGAAAGGTCGTTCTCGTGAAGCACAAGTTCCAGCAGTCTGTGAATTATTCGCTCAACCTTACACTTTTTCCGACCCCCTCACCTGCGCCCTCACCTTAGATAAGGCACTGGCTAAAAGGATAATACGCGATCGCGGTTTGCCCACAGCCCCCTTTGAAGTAGTGAATTCCACCGCCCAAGCACAAGCCGTATCCCTACCTTTGCCATTGTTCCTCAAACCTGTAGCGGAGGGGAGTTCCAAGGGAGTAACTGGGCGTTCCTTTGTTAAAGAACGCCAGGAGCTAGTGACGATGTACCAATTATTACGCGAACAATTCCAGCAGTCCGTACTGGTGGAAACCTTTCTTCCCGGTCGAGAATTAACAGTGGGTATTATTGGCAATGGCAGCAATTCGCGGGTAGTAGGTGTTATGGAAGTAATTTTTACAGACAAAGCAGAAACTTCTGCCTACACCACCGTCAACAAAGATGAATATTTGGAACGGGTATCTTATCGTTTGCTCATCGATCCTGAACCACTGGCGGCACAGGCAAGACAGCTAGCGCTGGATGCTTACTATACTCTTGATTGTCGTGACGCTGCCCGCGTCGATCTGCGCTGCGATGCTAATGGTGTGTTGCAGTTTCTGGAGATTAACCCATTACCAGGACTTCACCATATCCGCTCAGACTTACCAATTATGGGACGTTTGGCTGATGTGGCATACACAGAAATCGTTGCCACAATAGTCGATTCTGCTTGGGAAAGGTACGAATGTTATTTTAGCTAA
- a CDS encoding DUF7219 family protein — translation MQQPNQQDKDKFISPHSRYYGQVKPEKLVFNANLQEFAQKVVIITSLESNGKLSANEAYKQIKLLWKQLKRSKKQLLNSNDPPASL, via the coding sequence ATGCAACAGCCTAATCAACAAGACAAAGACAAATTTATTTCCCCTCACAGTCGTTACTATGGTCAGGTTAAGCCAGAAAAGTTAGTGTTTAATGCAAATTTACAAGAATTTGCTCAAAAAGTAGTTATTATCACTAGTTTAGAAAGCAATGGGAAGCTCTCGGCTAATGAGGCTTATAAGCAGATTAAATTACTTTGGAAACAACTGAAGCGCAGTAAAAAACAACTCTTAAATAGTAACGACCCACCAGCATCATTATGA
- a CDS encoding DEAD/DEAH box helicase, with the protein MARTPTLTFDRGTLILHPPPRGKAWMDYATWDDRVEKFRIPAIRYRSLVEALQAEDVNFIDEAKEFFPLDLVSSLEMEPYAHQSEALAAWKLAGRQGVVVLPTAAGKTYLAQMAMQSTPRTTLIVVPTLDLMHQWYAHLVAAFPDAEVGLLGGGSRDKTAILVATYDSAAIHAEAIGNQYALIVFDECHHLPTDFNRVIAEYAIAPYRLGLSATPERTDGKHADLNILIGQEVYRKRAEDLAGKALAEHEIVQIKVKLSQLERERYNQLIQTRNDFLKQSRISLGSLQGWQMFVQMSARSQGGRRAMLAHREAKDIALGTDGKLRILANLLAEHYPARILIFTADNATVYRISQELLIPAITHQTPVKERHEILTKFREGTYNTLVASHVLNEGVDVPAASVAIILSGTGSAREYTQRLGRVLRKGNIENKQAILYEVVAEDTSEEGTSARRRGEREVRGSGEKKGNLQVVYGSGKERSLKAAEQLEINYSVQNPKSKIQNSADVTDRVIDASPKRGGDHSEETED; encoded by the coding sequence ATGGCTCGTACCCCAACATTAACTTTCGATCGCGGCACACTAATTTTGCATCCACCACCACGCGGCAAAGCTTGGATGGACTATGCCACATGGGATGATAGAGTTGAAAAATTCCGCATTCCGGCGATTAGATACCGATCGCTGGTGGAAGCACTACAGGCGGAAGATGTTAACTTTATCGATGAAGCAAAGGAATTTTTTCCTCTAGATTTGGTTTCTAGTTTGGAAATGGAACCCTATGCTCACCAGAGTGAAGCCCTAGCAGCTTGGAAACTAGCGGGTAGGCAAGGGGTGGTTGTGCTTCCCACGGCGGCGGGAAAGACTTATCTAGCACAAATGGCGATGCAGTCAACCCCCCGCACGACGCTGATTGTAGTGCCAACTTTGGATTTAATGCATCAGTGGTATGCACATTTAGTGGCGGCTTTCCCGGATGCTGAGGTGGGATTGCTGGGGGGTGGTTCGCGGGATAAAACAGCCATCCTGGTGGCGACTTACGATAGTGCGGCAATTCACGCGGAAGCGATCGGAAATCAATATGCTTTGATTGTTTTTGATGAGTGTCATCACTTACCAACGGATTTTAATCGGGTAATTGCTGAATATGCGATCGCACCCTATCGCTTAGGACTTTCTGCAACACCAGAACGTACCGATGGCAAACACGCTGACTTAAATATTCTCATTGGTCAAGAAGTATATCGCAAACGCGCTGAAGATTTGGCGGGGAAGGCGTTAGCAGAACATGAAATCGTCCAAATTAAGGTAAAGTTATCACAACTTGAGCGCGAAAGATACAACCAATTAATTCAAACTCGCAACGACTTTTTAAAGCAATCTCGCATTTCTTTGGGCAGTCTTCAAGGTTGGCAAATGTTCGTCCAAATGAGCGCTAGATCCCAAGGTGGGCGGAGAGCTATGTTGGCGCACCGCGAAGCGAAAGATATTGCTTTGGGTACTGATGGAAAGTTGCGAATTTTAGCTAATTTGTTGGCAGAACATTATCCGGCACGAATTTTGATTTTTACTGCTGATAATGCTACGGTTTATCGCATTTCCCAAGAGTTACTAATTCCGGCAATTACTCATCAAACTCCTGTGAAAGAACGCCATGAAATATTAACAAAATTTCGTGAGGGTACATATAATACTTTGGTGGCTTCTCATGTGTTAAATGAGGGTGTTGATGTGCCTGCGGCTTCTGTGGCAATTATTTTATCGGGAACTGGTTCGGCTAGAGAGTATACTCAGCGTTTGGGGAGGGTTTTAAGGAAGGGGAATATTGAGAATAAGCAGGCGATTTTGTATGAGGTGGTGGCGGAGGATACGAGTGAAGAGGGGACTTCGGCGAGGCGCAGAGGGGAGAGGGAAGTAAGAGGAAGCGGCGAGAAGAAGGGGAATTTGCAGGTTGTGTATGGGAGTGGGAAGGAAAGGAGTTTAAAGGCGGCGGAACAGTTAGAAATTAATTATTCAGTCCAAAATCCAAAATCTAAAATCCAAAATTCAGCAGATGTTACCGACAGAGTTATTGATGCATCGCCAAAACGGGGAGGAGATCATTCCGAAGAGACTGAAGATTGA
- a CDS encoding sulfate ABC transporter substrate-binding protein, with protein sequence MSACSSANVEKTGNTIANSGRDVNLTFVSYSVTKAAYEQIIPQFREKWKKEHNQNLTFTESYDGSGSQTLNVIDGLEADVVHLSLALDVDKLVQTGFIQPGWEKEAPFNAIVTQSVGAIATREGNPKNIKTWTDLTRPGVSVLTANPKTSGGARWNFLSLWGYVTKTGQDEKQALDFTSKVYKNVPVLPKTARNVTELFFKQGQGDALLNYENEMILSKQKGEKFSYVVPDVNISIENPIAVVDKNVEQHGTRKVAEAFVQYLYTPEVQREFAKIGFRPVNIKIAKELSSNFPKVKTLFKAEDLGGWKNIQQRFFNEGAIFDQIQAQNSSK encoded by the coding sequence ATGAGTGCTTGTTCTTCGGCTAATGTTGAGAAAACTGGTAATACTATTGCCAATTCAGGTCGTGATGTCAACCTAACGTTTGTTTCTTATTCAGTTACCAAGGCTGCATACGAGCAGATTATTCCGCAATTTAGAGAAAAATGGAAAAAAGAACATAACCAAAATCTGACTTTTACCGAAAGTTATGATGGATCTGGTTCTCAAACCCTAAATGTGATTGATGGTTTAGAGGCTGATGTGGTACACCTGTCACTAGCCCTTGACGTTGACAAACTGGTTCAGACAGGTTTTATTCAACCGGGTTGGGAAAAAGAAGCACCCTTTAATGCAATTGTGACCCAATCCGTAGGTGCGATCGCTACTCGTGAGGGGAATCCCAAAAATATTAAAACATGGACAGATTTGACAAGACCAGGAGTGAGCGTACTGACAGCTAACCCAAAAACATCTGGTGGTGCGCGATGGAACTTCTTAAGTTTATGGGGTTACGTAACAAAAACTGGCCAGGATGAGAAGCAAGCATTAGATTTTACTTCCAAAGTTTATAAAAATGTACCTGTGCTGCCCAAAACTGCTCGTAATGTCACCGAATTGTTCTTTAAACAAGGTCAAGGGGATGCTTTACTCAACTATGAAAATGAAATGATTTTATCAAAACAAAAAGGCGAAAAGTTTTCATATGTTGTCCCTGATGTCAATATATCTATTGAGAATCCAATTGCTGTAGTAGATAAGAACGTCGAGCAACACGGGACTCGGAAAGTTGCAGAAGCATTTGTTCAATATCTCTATACCCCAGAGGTACAAAGAGAATTTGCCAAAATAGGATTTCGCCCTGTAAATATCAAGATTGCAAAAGAACTGAGTAGCAATTTTCCTAAAGTTAAAACTCTGTTTAAAGCTGAAGATTTAGGAGGATGGAAAAATATTCAACAGAGATTTTTTAATGAAGGTGCTATTTTTGACCAAATTCAAGCTCAGAATTCTTCAAAATAA
- a CDS encoding KamA family radical SAM protein gives MIANTVLDPLVSDIRRAEICQILGETYTQERWNDWRWQMRHRLTKLEQFQQLLRLIPAEERGLLIAPEKFAVAVTPHFASLLDPKNPLCPLRLQVIPREEELIVSSTDLVDPCGEDRDSPVPGLVHRYPDRVLLLALDTCAAYCRYCTRSRLVSQGEMYPVTRRLDAIAAYLEEHTEVRDVLISGGDPLLMSDEPLDNLLRRLRAIPHIEFIRIGSRVPSFLPQRITPELVALLRKHRVWLSLHFCHVRELTPEVAQACDRLADGGIPLGSQTVLLKGVNDSQEALKNLFHGLLKLRVRPYYLYQCDPVVGTAHLRTSVQTGIDLISKLRGHTTGYAVPTYVIDAPGGGGKVPIQAETLLAYENGTATVRNWAGKTYTYVDSVE, from the coding sequence ATGATCGCAAACACTGTTTTAGATCCTTTAGTAAGCGATATTAGGCGTGCAGAAATTTGTCAGATTTTAGGAGAGACTTACACCCAGGAACGTTGGAATGATTGGCGTTGGCAAATGCGGCATCGGTTGACTAAGCTGGAACAATTTCAGCAGTTATTACGGCTTATTCCTGCTGAAGAACGAGGACTTTTAATAGCACCAGAAAAGTTTGCTGTGGCCGTAACACCACATTTTGCCTCGCTACTCGATCCAAAAAATCCCCTTTGTCCGCTGCGCTTACAAGTGATTCCACGGGAAGAAGAACTCATAGTTAGTAGCACAGATTTGGTAGATCCCTGTGGAGAAGATCGCGATTCACCAGTCCCAGGACTTGTACATCGCTATCCCGATCGCGTATTGTTGCTTGCCCTAGATACCTGCGCGGCTTATTGTCGTTACTGTACCCGCTCTCGTTTGGTGAGCCAAGGTGAAATGTATCCAGTCACACGGCGGTTAGATGCGATCGCTGCTTACTTAGAAGAACACACCGAGGTACGTGATGTCCTAATTTCCGGGGGCGATCCGCTGCTGATGTCTGATGAACCTTTAGACAATTTACTGCGCCGATTGCGTGCCATTCCCCATATTGAATTTATCCGCATTGGTTCCCGCGTACCGAGTTTTTTACCGCAACGCATTACACCAGAATTAGTTGCTTTGCTGCGTAAACATCGCGTCTGGCTGTCCTTGCACTTTTGTCATGTGCGGGAACTTACCCCGGAAGTAGCACAAGCTTGCGATCGCCTAGCTGATGGTGGTATTCCTCTAGGCAGTCAAACTGTGCTACTAAAAGGCGTCAATGATTCCCAAGAGGCGCTGAAGAATCTGTTTCACGGTCTTCTCAAACTGCGAGTGCGACCTTATTACCTTTATCAATGCGACCCAGTTGTTGGCACTGCACATCTGCGAACGAGCGTGCAAACAGGGATTGATTTAATCTCTAAATTGCGCGGTCATACTACTGGATATGCTGTCCCAACTTATGTGATTGACGCCCCCGGTGGTGGTGGGAAAGTGCCAATTCAAGCTGAAACTCTACTCGCTTATGAGAACGGCACAGCTACAGTCCGAAATTGGGCAGGCAAAACCTACACTTATGTAGATTCAGTAGAGTAA
- a CDS encoding MATE family efflux transporter, with product MELTSKELKSEFILEIQACLQLAVPLVIAQILEAGIPLLDGVMMGLLNTQALAAGALGAITFSTLASICRSTLSTVGATVANAFGAGKIDRVSCATSQGIWLAAIACFPVMFIIWHFDLILILIGQEKSNVLLAKTYLQSIVWGFPAALGFCILKEVSSALNRPQFLTVITVVGLLLNGAANYVFMFGKFGLPALGLAGIGWASTLILWLNFIAAATWVRFDDYFQDYHLDRALLQFDREMFVDICQTGWYLGLQYGAEVGVFTAIAVLMGWFGTDKLAAHEIAVETESFVETVSIGISYAITMRVGQLKGQNDLKGVNRAAFICIALITPLVSIVAIIFWLFPNYIVSMYLDTNNLNNVEIVNTAISFLGVAAIVQIFYSIQAIAAGALIGLKDTRTPTSIAIFAYWGVGLGSGYMMAFTLGWGAIGLWLGLLLGMLIGAVLLVSRFYFLTSEIELS from the coding sequence ATGGAGTTAACCTCAAAAGAACTTAAATCAGAGTTCATATTAGAAATCCAAGCCTGCTTACAATTAGCAGTTCCTTTAGTAATTGCTCAAATCTTAGAAGCGGGAATTCCTTTATTGGATGGGGTGATGATGGGCTTACTTAACACTCAAGCTTTAGCGGCTGGTGCTTTAGGTGCTATCACCTTTTCTACTCTAGCCTCTATTTGTCGTTCTACTCTCTCAACAGTAGGTGCAACTGTTGCTAATGCTTTTGGTGCAGGAAAAATAGATCGAGTTAGCTGTGCTACCAGTCAGGGAATTTGGTTAGCTGCGATCGCCTGCTTCCCTGTAATGTTTATCATTTGGCACTTTGATTTAATTTTGATACTGATTGGTCAAGAAAAAAGCAACGTATTATTAGCTAAAACATATTTACAATCTATTGTTTGGGGTTTTCCTGCTGCACTCGGCTTCTGTATCTTAAAAGAAGTTAGTTCTGCCCTCAATCGCCCCCAATTCCTGACAGTAATTACAGTGGTGGGATTATTATTAAATGGGGCTGCTAATTATGTATTCATGTTCGGTAAATTTGGTTTACCAGCCCTTGGTTTAGCTGGTATCGGTTGGGCAAGCACACTCATTCTTTGGTTAAATTTTATCGCCGCCGCTACTTGGGTTCGCTTCGATGATTACTTTCAAGACTACCATCTCGATCGCGCTCTGCTTCAGTTCGATAGGGAGATGTTTGTAGATATCTGCCAAACAGGGTGGTACTTGGGTTTGCAGTATGGAGCCGAAGTTGGAGTATTCACTGCCATTGCTGTACTCATGGGGTGGTTTGGCACTGATAAATTAGCAGCCCATGAAATTGCTGTTGAGACAGAAAGTTTTGTCGAAACCGTGTCTATAGGCATTTCTTATGCCATCACCATGAGAGTAGGACAGTTGAAGGGACAAAACGATCTCAAAGGTGTAAACAGAGCAGCATTTATTTGCATTGCACTTATTACTCCTTTGGTGAGCATTGTGGCAATAATTTTTTGGCTATTTCCCAACTATATTGTGAGCATGTATTTGGACACCAATAATCTGAATAATGTCGAGATAGTTAACACTGCAATTTCTTTCTTAGGTGTAGCGGCAATAGTACAGATATTTTATTCTATTCAGGCGATCGCTGCTGGTGCTTTAATTGGTTTAAAAGATACGCGCACACCAACATCGATCGCGATATTCGCATACTGGGGAGTTGGTCTAGGTAGTGGCTACATGATGGCATTTACTTTAGGTTGGGGTGCTATAGGTTTATGGTTGGGTTTATTACTAGGAATGCTTATCGGAGCAGTGCTTTTAGTCAGCCGTTTTTATTTTTTGACTTCTGAGATCGAGCTTAGTTGA
- a CDS encoding DUF1003 domain-containing protein, which yields MNTSKKILSNNVDVQALQNTQLAQKAPNASIEQLTRGQRLADKLANHVGSWKFLICQSTILAGWVGMNLTPGVPHWDESPFIMLNLVFSFASAYTAPIVLMSQNRQSDTDRRSAEIDHQVNLKASQNIELLHQKLDELHSQKLNELTQIIKEQQQIINELKVTLVHIPKENKEAKVSLLPGLHIQTNSKFSKQPSSNKSFTVAQAVGENNKAVEKLTRH from the coding sequence ATGAATACAAGTAAAAAAATATTGTCAAATAACGTTGATGTACAAGCACTTCAAAACACTCAACTTGCACAGAAAGCTCCAAACGCATCGATAGAGCAATTAACGCGCGGACAACGCCTTGCTGATAAATTAGCAAACCATGTAGGCTCTTGGAAATTTCTGATTTGCCAAAGTACCATTTTGGCGGGATGGGTGGGAATGAACTTGACACCAGGAGTTCCCCACTGGGACGAGTCACCGTTCATCATGCTCAACTTAGTGTTTTCATTTGCTTCAGCCTACACAGCGCCAATTGTATTGATGAGTCAGAATCGCCAGTCTGATACTGACCGCAGAAGTGCCGAAATCGACCACCAAGTGAATCTTAAAGCTAGTCAAAATATAGAACTACTACATCAGAAATTGGATGAATTACACTCTCAAAAGCTCAATGAATTAACTCAAATTATCAAAGAGCAGCAACAAATTATCAATGAGCTTAAAGTCACTTTAGTACATATTCCGAAAGAGAATAAAGAAGCTAAAGTGTCTCTATTACCGGGCTTGCATATTCAAACTAATAGCAAATTTTCTAAACAACCTTCCAGCAATAAATCTTTTACAGTTGCTCAAGCAGTTGGAGAAAATAACAAAGCTGTTGAAAAACTGACTCGTCACTAA
- a CDS encoding DUF790 family protein, producing MLPTELLMHRQNGEEIIPKRLKIDRQTSELAIELINYFQSAVGKTQGVLERQLTDFEGDSTDYRVKRGLAYILKSSFCTFEVVSPLEPQMLRERVFSLAAKSVSSRESTQVILGKVADELTQELEREVLPEQVRNGLYADLSENKILTVFDAPTAPDLLNRYNLSQVQGVFYKASQLVLNAHRNVPGEYKLLFRYLKLFQLMAYIEGDADHGFTITIDGPTSLFNPSTRYGLAIAKLIPALLHVTKWSLSSILQSRDAYTNTWKTGRFTLNSECGLVSHYPPGKPYDSMLEASFADKWDALKSGWALEREVDLIPIPGSVMIPDFRLVHSDGRSFLLEIVGYWRPEYLQKKFSQVRRAGRDDLILAISERLNLEKAGVKLNDVPARIVWFKDKLLPKAVLAVMD from the coding sequence ATGTTACCGACAGAGTTATTGATGCATCGCCAAAACGGGGAGGAGATCATTCCGAAGAGACTGAAGATTGATCGGCAAACTTCGGAGTTAGCGATTGAGTTAATTAATTATTTTCAATCAGCGGTGGGGAAGACTCAGGGTGTGCTTGAGCGACAACTGACTGATTTTGAAGGAGATTCGACAGATTATCGGGTGAAGCGGGGATTAGCTTATATTCTCAAAAGCAGTTTTTGTACTTTTGAAGTCGTTAGTCCTTTGGAACCACAAATGTTAAGAGAACGGGTGTTTTCTCTGGCTGCAAAGTCTGTTTCTAGTCGGGAATCTACACAAGTTATTCTGGGGAAAGTTGCTGATGAATTAACTCAAGAACTTGAACGGGAAGTTTTACCGGAACAGGTTCGGAATGGACTATATGCTGATTTATCTGAGAATAAAATTTTGACGGTTTTTGATGCACCAACAGCGCCAGATTTGTTGAATCGCTATAATTTATCTCAGGTGCAGGGTGTTTTTTATAAAGCGAGTCAGTTGGTGTTAAATGCTCATCGAAATGTTCCAGGAGAATATAAGCTGTTATTTCGCTATTTAAAATTGTTTCAATTGATGGCTTATATTGAAGGTGATGCTGACCACGGGTTTACAATTACGATAGACGGACCGACGAGTTTGTTTAATCCTAGTACGCGATATGGGTTGGCGATCGCTAAACTAATTCCCGCTTTACTCCACGTTACAAAATGGAGTCTTTCTTCAATTCTTCAAAGTCGTGATGCTTATACAAATACTTGGAAAACTGGACGTTTTACTCTCAATTCCGAATGTGGATTGGTATCTCATTATCCACCAGGAAAGCCCTACGATAGTATGCTAGAAGCATCCTTTGCTGATAAATGGGATGCGTTGAAAAGTGGTTGGGCGTTAGAGCGAGAAGTTGATTTGATACCAATTCCTGGTAGCGTGATGATTCCTGATTTTCGCTTGGTGCATTCTGATGGGCGTAGTTTTTTATTAGAAATTGTTGGTTATTGGCGACCAGAATATTTACAAAAAAAGTTTTCTCAGGTGCGACGTGCTGGACGTGATGACTTAATTTTGGCAATTTCCGAGCGACTTAATTTAGAAAAGGCGGGCGTAAAATTAAATGATGTTCCCGCCAGAATTGTTTGGTTTAAAGATAAGTTATTGCCAAAAGCTGTATTAGCTGTCATGGATTGA
- a CDS encoding IS5 family transposase, whose translation MAYSSNLTDAEWEIFEPLLQEILPTKKQTRPTNWPKRDIFNGILYQLKNGCNWQDLPKDLPPYSTVYWHYKQWRAAGVFEELMSVLHGQVREQVKKKPHWTTLIIIDSQAVKNTCNASVESKGFCFYKATNGIKRHLAIDTLGFPFFTLCTRANVSDDAGLIEMFTLNIDYFKSKPIDIPKITILLDHGYHPEYLTQELERIYPEIMTKIQFQLSTKPSKQEKAAQGKSGFVPAIARWVIERSNAWMERCKILVKNFERTLVSATAKLNICFIRLMIKRLAAPS comes from the coding sequence ATGGCGTATTCCAGCAACCTCACTGATGCAGAATGGGAAATTTTTGAACCCTTATTGCAAGAGATATTACCGACTAAGAAGCAGACTCGACCGACCAACTGGCCAAAGCGAGATATCTTCAATGGAATTCTCTATCAACTAAAAAATGGATGCAATTGGCAAGACTTACCTAAAGACCTCCCCCCTTATTCCACTGTATATTGGCACTACAAACAGTGGCGAGCAGCCGGGGTATTTGAGGAACTGATGAGTGTCTTACATGGACAAGTGCGTGAACAGGTAAAAAAAAAACCGCACTGGACGACATTGATCATCATTGACTCCCAAGCAGTGAAAAATACCTGCAACGCCAGTGTGGAGTCGAAAGGTTTTTGCTTCTACAAAGCCACCAACGGTATTAAAAGGCATTTGGCTATTGACACCCTTGGGTTTCCCTTTTTTACGCTCTGTACTCGCGCCAATGTCTCGGATGATGCCGGATTAATTGAGATGTTTACTCTCAACATCGACTACTTCAAGTCAAAACCTATCGATATTCCCAAGATTACTATCCTGCTAGATCATGGGTATCACCCAGAATATTTGACTCAGGAGTTAGAGCGAATTTACCCAGAGATCATGACCAAAATTCAGTTTCAACTTTCTACGAAACCCTCAAAACAAGAGAAAGCGGCACAAGGAAAATCTGGATTTGTTCCGGCAATAGCTAGATGGGTGATCGAACGCTCCAATGCTTGGATGGAGCGCTGTAAAATTCTGGTTAAGAACTTTGAACGAACCCTGGTTAGTGCCACTGCCAAACTCAATATCTGCTTCATCAGGCTAATGATTAAGAGGCTTGCAGCACCTTCTTAG
- a CDS encoding adenylate cyclase: protein MINPNNSDKSQLDALMSQGMSHWQISNSFDKSYKEQRQRFLLKRLQLQAQIMLISGLTLIAFFFWVNSQVQGKIYAFKIGFVVELFILLCWALCKTSIGRRHPDLIFLSLCWSVTCVVQIDVALLFNKLEPTNNLWSLMFLTQATLVPVQWWMHLVSQIGTIVCYLILYILYNPTLKNPLDYYVEHGLYLFWTCIICVFSVYLYERLQKNEFDARKAMEVAQQKSERLLLNILPEMIAEQLKQQPTTIADSFLEVTVLFADIVGFTELSSRTSPAELVDLLNTIFCLFDQLAERHGVEKIKTIGDAYMAVAGLPNQSNNHAIAIANMALDMQNAVAQFNEENNQSFRIRIGISTGPVVAGVIGLKKFAYDLWGDTVNTASRMESHGIAGGIQVCEASYQLLKDKFLLEERGLIKVKGKGEMMTYLLKGIPE from the coding sequence ATGATTAATCCAAATAACTCTGACAAAAGTCAACTAGATGCGCTGATGAGTCAAGGGATGTCCCATTGGCAAATAAGCAATAGCTTTGACAAATCCTACAAAGAACAGCGACAGCGCTTCCTGCTCAAGCGATTGCAATTGCAGGCTCAAATCATGCTGATTTCTGGCTTGACTTTGATTGCTTTTTTCTTTTGGGTAAATTCACAAGTACAAGGCAAAATATATGCCTTTAAAATTGGTTTTGTAGTAGAATTATTTATTCTTCTTTGTTGGGCTTTATGTAAAACCTCCATAGGTCGCCGCCATCCAGATTTAATTTTTTTGAGCTTATGCTGGTCTGTAACTTGTGTTGTCCAAATTGATGTAGCGTTGCTATTTAATAAACTGGAACCTACAAACAATCTCTGGAGTCTGATGTTTTTAACTCAAGCTACACTTGTGCCAGTACAATGGTGGATGCATTTAGTATCACAAATTGGGACAATTGTTTGCTATTTAATTTTATATATTTTATATAATCCCACATTAAAGAATCCCTTAGATTATTATGTTGAACACGGGTTATATCTTTTTTGGACTTGCATAATTTGTGTTTTTTCTGTTTATTTATATGAGCGCTTACAAAAAAATGAATTTGATGCTCGTAAAGCAATGGAGGTAGCCCAGCAAAAATCAGAACGGCTACTACTAAATATTTTGCCAGAGATGATTGCCGAACAATTAAAACAACAGCCGACAACTATTGCAGATAGCTTTCTGGAAGTGACGGTGTTATTTGCCGATATTGTTGGTTTTACAGAGCTTTCAAGCCGGACATCTCCTGCGGAATTAGTTGATTTATTGAATACAATATTTTGTTTGTTCGACCAATTGGCAGAACGTCATGGAGTGGAAAAAATCAAGACGATTGGCGATGCGTATATGGCTGTTGCTGGTTTGCCAAATCAGTCTAACAACCATGCGATCGCCATAGCTAACATGGCGTTAGATATGCAAAATGCTGTAGCTCAGTTTAATGAAGAAAATAACCAATCTTTTCGCATTCGTATTGGCATTAGTACAGGACCGGTAGTCGCAGGAGTGATTGGTCTGAAAAAGTTTGCCTACGACCTTTGGGGAGATACTGTTAATACAGCTAGTCGAATGGAATCACACGGTATTGCGGGTGGCATCCAAGTTTGTGAAGCAAGTTATCAACTTTTAAAGGATAAATTTTTATTGGAAGAACGAGGTTTAATTAAGGTTAAAGGTAAAGGTGAAATGATGACTTATTTATTAAAAGGAATCCCCGAATAG